The Lutibacter sp. Hel_I_33_5 genome has a window encoding:
- a CDS encoding GNAT family N-acetyltransferase has product MRLVLSKTEDIPAIMQIINDAKKHLASQKIDQWQNGYPNQEQIENDILKKRSHVVKNDENQVIATSMFTVDPEPTYKTIEGDWVIDEKETYGVIHRLAIKSAFRKNGIAQFIFNEFHQQLKDKNIKSLKIDTHEENTQMQALIKKLGYQYCGIIYTSYNAKRLAFEKVISF; this is encoded by the coding sequence ATGAGATTAGTACTTTCTAAAACAGAAGATATTCCTGCAATTATGCAAATTATTAACGATGCAAAAAAACATTTAGCATCTCAGAAAATAGATCAATGGCAAAACGGATATCCGAATCAAGAACAGATTGAAAACGACATTCTAAAAAAACGAAGTCATGTTGTTAAGAATGATGAAAATCAAGTAATAGCAACTTCAATGTTTACTGTAGATCCAGAGCCAACATATAAAACTATTGAAGGTGATTGGGTGATTGATGAAAAAGAAACCTATGGAGTTATTCATAGATTAGCGATTAAATCAGCATTCAGAAAAAACGGAATTGCACAATTTATTTTCAATGAGTTTCATCAACAATTAAAAGATAAAAACATTAAAAGTTTAAAAATTGACACGCATGAAGAGAATACTCAAATGCAAGCGCTCATCAAAAAATTAGGCTACCAATATTGCGGAATTATTTACACAAGTTACAACGCAAAAAGATTGGCTTTTGAGAAAGTAATTTCTTTTTAA
- a CDS encoding T9SS type A sorting domain-containing protein: MKKLLILAFMLISAFNFAQLKVVSDINKGTSGSNPEDFFEFKGELYFSALITEPYTNNDVIKLWKTDGTEIGTKQLEDIERTRNNYFHYSENYIFYFNGQKFVKTDGTTTQDVNIDLANFQYVVGAYGNYFYFINSIGEERALYKTDGTTTTLLKSFPKSERLSASDNKKNIFKFNDSKIIIYLETETHGREPYITDGTPAETKLLKNITINDSSTENTTFHQVNNFSVFKIGVNHLWKSDGSENGTKKIKEFTFSRTKIIDFITPFNSKLYFSYYKELWETDGTETGTKMVFDEINNEGLIRGISKIGNNLMILTQQAVHLYDGSSNTTTKLNTPDLSLVQTKFISIGNKAYFNADYKGQGFRIWTTDGTEAGTKSLKPVWPDGKVPSTLQKINNKLIFSSGSTQGTYNIGELWVSDGTDTGTKLLKDINKAGNINSSPQFLTKLNGKVYFAADDNINGRELFVFDGTTTTLVKDINPGFQSSKPHDFYLFGDKIIFKAYSLDKGLELWITDGTTAGTKILKDINPNGDGFLNDNRAYVRIGYFKEFNSELYFFANNGTNGMELWKTDGTEAGTTMLKDINSGANSCSRPALDLRPKIVETNNELYFYAAISGSDNNLSSFKMWKTDGTTDGTVLADDINSAVKSNTISGNKSFSFNNHFYFYGREFSTNQLKLFRTDGANTIKFIPNLKIYQTTQFFPNSERIYYVYNENMGAGTELWAIEKDDTVGLFKDIVSGAHSSSPSRFFKINGYLYFQISNADFKGELWRIGDNFQPEVVLSPQNNLGFNGYERLLSNGEDLLIFEADVNVGYKLSQLDLTTKTLTEVFSINNKFIYGQTVGGFNVYHTIINDKLYFTGNIEGKGEELLSIDFKTLSIENLSLNHNSRIIIYPNPVKNDLSIKLKSKIKKGSIFNILGKKILSFSSKKVDVSRINPGIYILKVEDIYGNISSKKWIKK, translated from the coding sequence ATGAAAAAATTACTCATTCTAGCTTTTATGCTAATTAGCGCTTTTAATTTTGCTCAATTAAAAGTTGTAAGTGATATTAACAAAGGGACTTCTGGAAGTAATCCAGAGGATTTTTTTGAATTTAAAGGGGAATTGTACTTTTCTGCATTAATTACAGAGCCATATACAAATAACGATGTAATAAAGTTATGGAAAACTGATGGTACTGAAATAGGCACCAAACAACTTGAAGATATAGAACGGACACGTAATAATTATTTTCATTACTCAGAAAATTACATTTTTTATTTTAATGGACAAAAGTTTGTGAAAACTGACGGGACTACAACACAAGATGTAAATATAGATTTAGCTAATTTCCAATATGTTGTGGGAGCTTATGGCAATTACTTTTATTTTATTAATTCTATTGGAGAGGAAAGGGCTTTGTACAAAACAGATGGCACAACTACAACCTTGTTGAAATCTTTTCCCAAAAGTGAGCGCTTATCTGCTTCCGATAACAAGAAGAATATATTTAAGTTTAATGACAGTAAAATTATTATTTATTTAGAAACAGAGACTCATGGAAGAGAACCTTATATTACTGATGGAACACCAGCAGAAACAAAACTTTTAAAAAACATCACTATAAATGATAGTAGCACAGAAAACACAACATTTCATCAAGTAAATAATTTCAGTGTTTTTAAAATAGGAGTTAACCATTTATGGAAAAGTGATGGAAGTGAAAATGGAACAAAAAAAATTAAAGAATTTACATTTTCAAGAACCAAAATAATAGATTTTATAACTCCATTTAATAGCAAACTATATTTTAGTTATTATAAAGAATTGTGGGAAACAGATGGTACAGAAACAGGTACAAAAATGGTTTTTGATGAGATTAATAATGAAGGACTAATAAGAGGTATTTCTAAAATTGGAAACAATTTAATGATATTAACTCAACAAGCTGTTCATTTGTATGATGGAAGTTCAAACACAACGACTAAACTTAATACACCAGATTTGTCTTTAGTGCAAACTAAATTTATAAGTATTGGTAACAAAGCATATTTTAATGCAGATTATAAGGGTCAAGGATTTAGAATTTGGACTACAGACGGAACAGAAGCAGGAACTAAATCTCTAAAACCAGTATGGCCAGATGGAAAAGTTCCAAGTACTTTACAAAAAATTAACAATAAACTTATCTTTTCTTCTGGAAGTACACAAGGAACTTATAACATTGGCGAACTTTGGGTTTCTGATGGTACAGATACAGGTACAAAACTATTAAAAGACATAAATAAAGCTGGTAATATAAATTCAAGTCCTCAATTTCTGACCAAATTAAACGGAAAAGTATACTTTGCTGCTGATGATAATATTAATGGTAGAGAGTTATTCGTTTTTGATGGTACAACTACAACATTAGTAAAAGATATAAATCCCGGTTTTCAGTCAAGTAAACCTCATGATTTTTATTTGTTCGGTGATAAAATTATTTTTAAAGCCTATTCGTTAGATAAAGGCTTAGAACTTTGGATTACTGACGGAACTACAGCAGGAACTAAAATCTTAAAAGATATCAATCCAAATGGAGATGGTTTTTTAAATGATAATAGAGCTTATGTAAGAATTGGTTATTTTAAAGAGTTTAATAGTGAACTTTATTTTTTCGCAAACAATGGAACAAATGGTATGGAGTTGTGGAAAACTGATGGAACTGAGGCTGGAACAACAATGCTAAAAGATATTAATTCAGGTGCTAATTCTTGTTCAAGACCAGCACTTGATTTGAGACCAAAAATAGTTGAAACTAATAATGAACTTTACTTTTATGCTGCTATTTCTGGTTCAGATAATAATTTAAGTTCATTTAAAATGTGGAAAACTGATGGAACCACAGATGGAACAGTATTAGCAGATGATATAAATAGTGCGGTAAAAAGCAATACTATTTCAGGAAATAAATCTTTTAGCTTTAACAACCATTTTTATTTTTATGGTAGAGAGTTTTCTACCAATCAGTTAAAATTATTTAGAACAGATGGAGCCAATACTATTAAATTTATTCCAAACTTAAAAATCTATCAAACTACTCAATTTTTTCCAAATTCAGAAAGAATCTATTATGTTTATAATGAAAATATGGGTGCAGGAACTGAACTTTGGGCTATAGAAAAAGATGATACTGTTGGTTTATTCAAAGATATAGTAAGTGGTGCACATAGTTCTTCACCCTCACGCTTTTTTAAAATTAATGGGTATTTATATTTTCAAATATCAAATGCAGATTTTAAGGGTGAACTTTGGAGAATTGGTGATAATTTTCAACCAGAAGTAGTTCTTTCTCCACAAAATAATCTAGGTTTTAATGGTTATGAGAGATTACTATCAAATGGTGAAGATTTATTAATTTTTGAAGCGGATGTTAATGTTGGATATAAACTGTCTCAACTAGATCTCACTACAAAAACATTAACTGAGGTATTTTCTATAAATAATAAATTTATATACGGACAAACTGTAGGCGGTTTTAACGTATATCATACCATAATAAATGATAAGTTATATTTTACAGGAAATATAGAAGGAAAAGGAGAAGAATTACTTTCTATAGATTTTAAAACATTAAGTATAGAAAATCTAAGCTTAAATCATAACAGCAGAATTATTATATATCCTAATCCTGTTAAAAATGATTTATCAATAAAATTGAAATCAAAAATTAAAAAAGGAAGCATATTTAATATCTTAGGTAAAAAGATCTTATCCTTTTCTTCAAAGAAAGTAGATGTTTCTAGAATTAATCCAGGTATTTATATTTTGAAGGTAGAAGATATATATGGTAATATTTCATCAAAGAAATGGATTAAAAAATAA
- a CDS encoding Tex family protein: protein MQLLQYIIQQTQISEKSVKNTISLLNEDATIPFISRYRKEMTGNLDEVQIGEIVKYKEAFEGLEKRKKAILKALEEQNVLTVELSQKINITKDLITLEDLYLPFKKKRKTKAETARLQGLEPLAKMIMSQRVNDLEHTASKYTSKEVKTIDDALEGARFIIAEWINERTDIRNNIRRELERYATISSKVIKTKKDDEKAQKFKDYFDWNESLNRIPSHRLLAILRAENEGFIRVKIEIDKERVLLKMEDRIIRTQNECTTQIELAIQDAFKRLLFPSLSNEALSNAKEKADEAAIIVFTKNLKQLLLGAPLGGKRVLAIDPGFRSGCKIVCLNEQGNLMHNENVFPHAPQNQSFDAIKKISSLAEAHKIEAIAIGNGTASRETEQLIKMIQFKNEIEVYVVSEAGASIYSTSKIARDEFPNYDVTVRGAVSIGRRLQDPLAELVKIDAKSIGVGQYQHDVDQTNLKKSLDTVVESCVNTVGVNINTASEFLLSYVSGIGPKIAENIVNYRNENGSFTSRTTIKKVARLGGKAFEQAAGFLRIKNAKNPLDNSAVHPESYGLVDKIAKDLNKSIADLIGNKEILQKINLQKYCTETIGLPTLQDIISELEKPGLDPRAKAKVFSFDATIKTITDLRIGQLLPGIVNNITNFGCFVDIGIKESGLIHVSNLSDTFVKDVNAFVALQQQIVVKVLEVDVARKRIQLALVK, encoded by the coding sequence ATGCAATTACTTCAATATATAATTCAACAAACACAAATCTCAGAGAAATCTGTTAAAAACACGATTTCTTTACTAAATGAAGATGCTACAATCCCTTTTATCTCTAGATATAGAAAAGAAATGACTGGGAATTTAGATGAAGTTCAAATTGGTGAAATTGTAAAATATAAAGAAGCTTTTGAGGGTTTAGAAAAACGAAAAAAAGCAATTTTAAAAGCATTAGAAGAGCAAAATGTTTTAACAGTTGAGTTATCACAAAAAATTAATATAACTAAAGATTTAATCACTTTAGAAGACTTGTATCTACCTTTTAAAAAGAAACGTAAAACCAAAGCGGAAACAGCACGTTTACAAGGTTTGGAACCGTTGGCAAAAATGATAATGAGTCAGCGAGTAAATGATTTAGAACATACAGCATCAAAATATACTTCTAAAGAAGTTAAAACTATTGATGATGCTTTAGAAGGCGCTCGTTTTATAATTGCAGAATGGATAAATGAACGTACAGATATTAGAAATAACATTAGAAGAGAATTAGAAAGATATGCTACCATTTCATCTAAAGTTATAAAAACTAAAAAAGATGATGAAAAAGCGCAAAAGTTCAAAGACTATTTTGATTGGAATGAATCATTGAATAGAATTCCTTCACATCGATTATTAGCAATTTTAAGAGCAGAAAATGAAGGTTTTATTCGTGTTAAAATAGAAATTGATAAAGAAAGAGTACTTCTAAAAATGGAAGATAGAATCATTCGTACTCAAAACGAATGTACTACTCAAATTGAATTAGCCATTCAAGATGCTTTTAAACGTTTATTATTTCCATCTTTATCAAACGAAGCTTTATCCAATGCAAAAGAAAAGGCAGATGAAGCAGCTATAATCGTTTTTACAAAAAACTTAAAACAATTATTATTGGGCGCTCCTTTGGGCGGAAAAAGAGTTTTAGCTATTGATCCTGGTTTTAGATCGGGTTGTAAAATTGTTTGCTTAAATGAGCAAGGAAATTTAATGCACAACGAAAATGTATTTCCGCATGCGCCACAAAATCAATCTTTTGATGCGATAAAGAAAATTAGTTCTCTCGCAGAAGCGCATAAAATTGAAGCAATTGCCATTGGAAACGGAACAGCTTCAAGAGAAACAGAACAATTGATTAAAATGATTCAATTTAAAAATGAAATAGAGGTTTATGTTGTTAGTGAGGCTGGCGCATCTATTTATTCTACTTCTAAAATTGCAAGAGATGAGTTTCCTAATTATGATGTTACTGTTCGTGGGGCAGTTTCTATAGGAAGAAGATTGCAAGATCCTTTAGCGGAATTAGTGAAAATTGATGCAAAATCAATTGGAGTTGGCCAATATCAGCATGATGTTGATCAAACAAATTTAAAAAAATCACTAGATACTGTTGTAGAAAGTTGCGTGAATACGGTAGGTGTAAACATCAATACAGCAAGCGAATTTTTGCTGAGTTATGTTTCTGGAATTGGACCAAAAATTGCAGAAAACATTGTAAATTATAGAAATGAAAATGGTTCTTTTACATCGAGAACTACTATAAAAAAAGTAGCACGCTTAGGCGGAAAAGCATTTGAGCAAGCTGCTGGTTTTTTAAGAATAAAGAACGCCAAAAATCCTTTAGATAATTCTGCTGTTCATCCAGAAAGCTATGGTTTGGTTGATAAAATTGCGAAAGATTTAAATAAAAGTATTGCTGATTTAATTGGAAATAAAGAAATTCTTCAGAAAATCAACTTACAAAAATATTGTACAGAAACTATTGGTTTACCTACGCTACAAGACATTATTAGCGAATTAGAAAAACCTGGTTTAGATCCAAGAGCGAAAGCAAAAGTCTTTTCTTTTGATGCAACTATTAAAACGATTACTGATTTAAGAATTGGTCAACTTTTACCAGGAATTGTAAATAACATCACCAATTTTGGTTGTTTTGTTGATATCGGCATTAAAGAAAGTGGACTAATTCATGTTTCTAATTTATCTGATACTTTTGTAAAAGATGTCAATGCATTTGTAGCGCTTCAACAACAAATTGTAGTCAAAGTTTTAGAAGTTGATGTGGCTAGAAAGAGAATTCAATTGGCTTTAGTGAAATAA
- a CDS encoding helix-turn-helix domain-containing protein, producing MVNTNNNWISMNDKSIIKSIGNYIKHQRLNQNKTQGKIAKTAGVNRSTISQIENGEAISLSSLIQILRALNLLSVLDVFNVNTQPSPLELAKIEKQKRKRARDTNDNPKNESKW from the coding sequence ATGGTAAATACTAACAATAATTGGATTTCAATGAATGATAAATCAATCATAAAATCCATTGGAAATTATATAAAGCATCAACGCTTAAATCAAAATAAAACACAAGGGAAAATTGCAAAAACTGCGGGTGTTAATCGCTCTACAATTAGTCAAATAGAAAATGGAGAAGCAATTTCCTTGAGTTCTTTAATTCAGATATTAAGGGCTTTGAATTTATTAAGCGTCCTAGATGTTTTTAATGTTAATACACAACCAAGCCCTTTAGAGCTTGCTAAAATTGAAAAACAAAAAAGAAAAAGAGCTAGAGATACTAATGATAATCCTAAAAATGAAAGTAAATGGTAA
- a CDS encoding type II toxin-antitoxin system HipA family toxin, translating to MVSIKTAYVKIWGEVIGAIAWNEDQGFASFEYTQKFKAKGLDLAPIKMPINANQQIFSFPELKASRNSEFDTFKGLPGLLADVLPDKYGNQLMNVWLAQNGRPENSMNPIEQLCFIGTRGMGALEFEPTQLPSVKNTFEVQVNSLVNIAQKMLHKREDFKTDLTKNQQQAMTEILKIGTSAGGARPKAIIAYNPKTGQVRSGQTNAPKGFEHWLIKLDGVSDEQFGTSKGYGRIEMGYYLMAKDCGINMMESKLLEENNRAHFMTKRFDREGNKTKFHVQTFCAMQHYDFNEVGNFSYEQLFQTMRILRLPYPEAEQMYRRMVFNVIAKNCDDHTKNFAFRLKENESWEIAPGYDICYAYRPDSIWVSQHALSINGKRKGFTKADLLTFAKAINIKKAEKIVDEINDKIQQWPIYADKVGVYKKQKEAIQKTLLNLK from the coding sequence ATGGTAAGCATAAAAACTGCCTATGTTAAAATATGGGGAGAAGTTATAGGCGCTATCGCATGGAATGAAGATCAAGGATTTGCAAGTTTTGAGTACACACAAAAATTCAAAGCAAAAGGTTTGGATTTAGCTCCTATAAAAATGCCGATCAATGCTAATCAACAAATATTTTCTTTTCCTGAATTAAAAGCAAGTAGAAACAGTGAATTTGATACCTTTAAAGGATTACCAGGTTTATTAGCAGATGTATTGCCAGATAAATACGGAAATCAACTTATGAATGTTTGGTTGGCACAAAATGGTAGGCCAGAAAATAGCATGAATCCAATAGAGCAATTATGTTTTATAGGAACAAGAGGAATGGGCGCTTTAGAATTTGAACCTACACAACTGCCTTCTGTAAAAAATACGTTTGAAGTACAGGTAAATAGTTTGGTAAATATTGCACAAAAAATGCTGCATAAAAGAGAAGATTTTAAAACAGATCTTACTAAAAATCAGCAGCAAGCAATGACAGAAATTTTAAAAATTGGGACTTCTGCTGGTGGTGCAAGACCAAAAGCAATTATTGCATACAATCCTAAAACTGGTCAAGTACGTTCTGGGCAAACCAACGCACCAAAAGGTTTTGAACATTGGCTGATTAAATTAGATGGTGTAAGTGACGAACAGTTTGGAACAAGTAAAGGTTACGGAAGAATAGAAATGGGCTATTATTTGATGGCAAAAGATTGTGGTATAAACATGATGGAATCTAAATTATTAGAAGAAAATAATAGAGCCCACTTTATGACCAAACGATTTGATAGAGAAGGAAATAAAACAAAGTTTCATGTGCAAACTTTTTGTGCAATGCAACATTATGATTTTAATGAAGTAGGAAATTTTAGTTATGAACAGCTTTTTCAAACAATGAGAATATTACGTTTGCCATATCCAGAAGCAGAACAAATGTATCGTAGAATGGTATTTAATGTGATTGCTAAAAATTGCGACGATCATACAAAAAACTTTGCTTTTAGATTAAAAGAAAATGAATCTTGGGAAATAGCTCCTGGATATGATATTTGCTATGCTTACAGACCTGACAGTATATGGGTAAGTCAGCATGCATTAAGTATTAACGGAAAAAGAAAAGGATTTACAAAAGCTGATTTATTAACTTTTGCAAAAGCAATAAATATAAAAAAAGCTGAAAAAATTGTTGATGAAATCAATGACAAAATACAACAATGGCCTATATATGCTGATAAAGTTGGTGTCTATAAAAAACAAAAAGAAGCAATACAAAAAACACTATTGAATTTAAAATAG